DNA from Terriglobus tenax:
CGTTGACCATCCTGCCATATCCAGTGCGTGTCGATGGCCGTCACCTTGCCGGGCGCCGCCGCGGCGACATGCGTGAACATCGCCAGGGAGACATCGAAATGATTGTTCGAGTGCGATCCCCAGGTTAAACCCCAGTCTCGGCAGAACTGCGCCACACGCACAGAACCCTGCATCGTCCAGAAGTGCGGATCGGCCAGCGGAATATCGACAGCCTTTAGCTGCGCGGCATGTTTCAACTGCCGCCAGTCGGTAGCAATCATGTTCGTCGCCGTCGGCAGGCCGGTGGCGGCGCGAAACTCCGCCATGATCTCGCGGCCGGAGAAACCTTTCTCCGCTCCACAGGGGTCTTCCGCATAGGCCAGCACGCCCTGCCTGCCGGTACACAAGCGCACCGCTTCCTCCAGCGACCATGCTCCGTTGGGGTCCAGCGTGATACGCGCCTTCGGGAAACGCTCGGCCAGGGCAATGATAGCTTCCATTTCGGCTGCGCCTTCCAACACGCCGCCCTTCAGTTTGAAGTCGTTGAAGCCATACCGTGCATGCGCGGCTTCGGCCAGCCGCACCACTGACTCCGGCGTAAGCGCCTCTTCATTGCGAAGGCGGCACCATGCATCGTCAGCATCTGCCTCGCTGCGATATCCAGCATCGCTGCGGTTGCGGTCGCCGATGAAGAACAAGTAGCCCAGCGCCTCCACCTTCTCACGCTGCTGGCCTTCGCCAAGCAGGGCCGCAACGGGCAGACCGACGAACTGGCCCAGCAGATCCAGCATGGCCGACTCAATGGCCGTGACCGCGTGCACCGTCGTCCGCAGATCAAAGGTCTGCTGGCCACGGCCCTCCTTGTCCAGATCGGCAAAGGCAGCATGCACCTCCTGCAGCACGCTCTGGTAGTGCGCCAGTTGACGATCCACGACCAGCGGCGCAGCCTGCTCCAGCACAGAGCGGATCTTCTCCCCGCCGGGAACCTCGCCGACGCCGGTCTTGCCGTCGGTATCCGTCAACACCAGAAGGTTGCGCGTGAAGTAGGGCGCGTGCGCTCCACTCAGGTTCAGCAGCATGCTGTCCTGCCCGGCGACAGGAATCACGCGCATGGTTTGAATCTTGGGGCTCGACATCAGGCCACCTGCTCCTTCGTTGCAAATTCGACACGATGGATGCGACCCACCAGCGGAAGATACGCCACAATGGCGGCCAGCGCCGTGAATCCGACAAAGACCAGCGCCAGGTTGAACGACCCTGTCCTCTGCACAATGAATCCGATAATGATCGGCGTAGTGATCCCTGCAAGGTTACCAATCAGGTTGAACAGCCCGCCGTTGATCCCGATCATGTTGCGCGGTGACACGTCGGAGATGACCGTCCATCCCAGCGCACCGAAGCCCTTGCCGAAGAAGGCCAGCGACATGAGCAGAATCACCAGCGTCTGAGTGGAGACATAGTTGCAGCCGATCATCGTCATCGACAGGGCCATGCCCGCGACAATCGGCACCTTGCGCGCCACGGAGAGGGACTTGCCGCTCTTCAACAGCTTGTCCGAGACAATGCCACCGAAGACTCCGCCGATGGAGCCGCATAGGGCAGGCACCGCCACCAGCAGGCCCGTCTTCGCAATGGAGATATGCCGTGCCTGGTTCAGATATACCGGAAACCATGTCAGGAAGAACCATGTCAGCGTGGTAATGCAGTACTGGCCGATGTAGATGCCCACCAGCATGCGGTTGCTCAGCAGCATACGCACAGCCGACCATGTGAGCTGGTTCGGATGGGCTCCCCGGGCAAGGTTCTGGTCCATGTTCGCCAGGCCTCCACCCTGCTCAATGTGGCTGATCTCCGCGTCGGAGATATGGGGGTGCGACTTCACACCATAGATTACGCGGAACCAGACCACGCTTAACATCAGGCTGACCACGCCGCCCAGCCAGAAGCAGGCCATCCATCCATAACGATGCACCAGCCAGCCCATGACAGGCCCAAACAACACCAGTGCAAAGTACTGCGATGAGTTGAAGATCGCCGAGGCGCGGCCACGCTCGGCCGTGGGAAACCATGCGGCGACGATGCGTCCGTTGCCGGGAAAGACCGGTGACTGTGCCAGCCCCGACAGCAACCGCACCACGAACAGCAGAGCAAAACCCCAGGCCACGGGCGCAAATCCGATACACCCCGCGATCAGCGCCAGGATAGACCACGCGACGATGCTCAGGCCATAGACCTTCTTGGAGCCGTAGCGATCCAGCAGACCACCCGCCGGAAGCTGCGCCACAACATAGGCCCAGCTGAAACCGGAGAAGAGATATCCCAGTTTCAGCGGGGTCAGTCCAAGCTTGTGCGAGAGATCGCCTCCCACGATGGAGAGGACAACGCGGTCACCGTAGCTGAAGCAGCTTGCGGTAAACAGCATGAAGACGATGAGAAAACGGATATGAGACTGTTCTTTCGCTGCCATTCCGAACCACCCCTGACCGCTCGCTTACGACCGGCTTCCGATCAGCGTCTTCAGCTCGTCCATCTCCTGCTGCGTCAGGTCCTTCAGCGGAGTACGCACTGACCCCGCGGAACGGCCAACCAGCTTCATGCCCGCCTTCACAATCGAAACCGCATACCCTTTGCGACGGTTACGAATGCTGCTATAGGGCAATACAAACTCACGCAATCCTTTGTAGATCGTCTCGTGATCCCGTGCCCGCACCGCGGCATAAAACTCATTGGCGAAGTTCGGGAGGAAGTTGAAGATGGCCGACGAGTACGTCGTCACTCCCATCTCCAGGTAGGGCAATGCAAAGGTCTCCGCCGTGGGCAGGCCGCCGACGTAGGTCAACCGGTCTCCCATGCGGGTGAAGATGCGCGTCATCAGCTCAATGTCGCCGTAGCCGTCCTTGAAGCCAATCAGGTTGGGGCAGCGCTCACACAGGGCTTCCAGCGTGTCTTCGTTGATGACGAAGTTGTCGCGGTTATACAGGATGACGCCAAGCTTCGTGGCCTTGCAGACAGCCTCAGCGTGCGCAGCCAGGCCGGCCTGCTCCGCCCCAACGAGGTAGGGTGGCAACAGCAGAAGTCCATCGGCGCCTGCCGCCTCGGCGGCCTGGGCAAACTCAATTGCCATGGCGGTACCGTAGCCGCATCCTGCCAGCACGGGAACGCGGCCCGCAGTCTCTTCCACCGCGGCACGGACGACCCGTGTGTACTCGCCAAGCGTGAGCGAGAAGAACTCACCCGTACCGCCTGCAGCAAACAGGCCGGCAGGATTGTGCTGCAGCAGCCAGCTGATGTGCGCGCGGTAGGCGCTCTCGTCAAAGGTGTTCTCCGGGGTGAAGTGCGTTACCGGGAACGACAGCAATCCACTGCCGGTTTTCTTTGCCAGGTCTGCGGGAAGCATCTGCGCCATCGTGTCTGTTCGTCTCCAGCCCGCGGCGATCAGGCCGCCGCTCGGCAGGAAACACTATAGTCTTTGCAACGATGCGTTGTGGAATCATAATGAGCATGGATTGATGCACAAAGGGACTTAATATGTTTGAGCTCAAACAGCTCCATTCTTTCCTGGTTCTGGCCGACGAGCTCCACTTTGGCCGCGCCGCTGAACGTCTGCATATGACGCAGTCGCCGCTTAGCCGCCAGATTCAACTGCTGGAGCACACGCTCGGATTCCCTCTTTTCAAACGCAACAACCGCAGCGTGCAACTTACGCCGGCCGGGCAGGCATTTCGCGCCGAGGCAAGGCAGATTCTTTCGCTCGCCGAGAACGCGGTCTCCGTTGCGCGCCGCCACTCGCAGGGGCAGGCCGGCCTGCTGCGCATGGGCTTTACCGCGGGCTCCAGCTACCGCCACCTGCCGCGCCTGCTGGCCTATGCCAGCAAGGAACTGAAGGACCTGGACATCGTGCTGGAGGAGATGGTCACCGTACAGCAGGTGGAGGCGCTGAACGCCAACCAGATCGATATGGGCCTTGGCCGCCAACAGCCCAGCCAGCAGGAACTGGACGGTCTGTGCATGGCACGCGAGCAGCTATTGCTGGCGCTGCCGGAGCGTCATCCGCTCACCGGCAAGACCAGCATCACGCTGGACGACCTGCGTGCGGAGCCGGTCATCACCTTTTCGCCCAAAGATGGCTTCTACTTCTACGCGCTGATTGACAGCATCTTCCGCAGCCACAACCTGCAGCCAAGGTATGTCCAGCACGTCAGCCAGATCCACTCCATGCTGGCACTGGTCAGCGCCGGGCTGGGGGTAGCCCTGGTGCCGGAGACTGCGGAAGCCCTGCACTTTGAAGGCGTGACGCTCCGCCGCCTGAAGATGCCGCCGGTTCACGCCGACCTGTACCTGATCTGGAAGAAGTCAAACACAAACCCCGCTGTGCAGAGCTTCGTGCAGATGGTGCGCAAACGCGCCCGCCTGCCGCAGTCGCGCCAATAAGCGGCGTTCTTCTACACTGGAGACGAGGAACAAGGAATGGCCGTCCGCCTGAAGGACATTGCACGCGACCTGGGCGTCTCCACGGTCACGGTTTCAAAGGTGCTCCGCAACCGCAAGGACGTGGGCGAGAAGACCCGCCAGCGCGTTCTGAAGCGTATGGAGGAGCTGCAGTACAAGCCCAACCTGATCGCCCGTGCGCTGATCAGCGGCCGCACGGCCAATGTGGGCCTGGTGGTTCCGGACCTGCTGCATCCTTACTTCGGCGAAGTCGCCAAAAGCCTGGGCGCGGTGCTGCGCGAGCATGACCGCGCGTTGATCCTTGCCTCCTCCGAGGACGACCCCGAACTGGAGCAGCGCGAGATCCGCACCCTGATCAACCGCGGTGTGGACCTTCTGTTGATCTCCTCCTGCCAGCGCCGGCTGGAGGGCATCTTCAAGGTGGGCGAGAAGCAGACGCCCATTCTCCTGGTGGACCGTACCTTTCCGCTGCTGGATGCCAATTTTGTCGGCTCCGACGACTTCAAGATCGGCGAGATCGCCACGCTGCATCTGCTTGAAACCGGTCGCAAGTGCATTGCCCACATTGGTGCCAGCCACCTGAGCACCGGCCACGAGCGCATGCGGGGCTACTCCGAGACGTTGCGGAGGAACAACGCGACCGTGCCGCAGGAATATGTGCTGATGCACGAGCGGTTTGAGGAGACCGGTATCGAGGCCGGCCGCAAAGCCATCCAGAAGCTGCTGAAGCTGAATCCGCGTCCCGATGCCATCTTCTGCTACAACGACCTTACCGCCGTGGGCGCCATTGAAGCTGTACTGGAAGCCGGACTTCGCGTTCCGGAGGATATTGCCATCGTCGGCTGCGGTAACTTCCGCTATGCGCAGTATTTACGCGTGCCGCTTACCTCCGTGGACCAGTCGACCGAGCAGATCGGCCGTACTGCGGGCGAAGAGGTGATCCGCCTGCTGGACGACCCCGAATCGGCCTCGCGGAGCACCCTGATTGAACCGCACCTGCGTGTGCGCGAGAGCAGCTGGAAGCCAGCGTAAACGGTAGCGAATTCCAGCTCAAAAATATTCTTTTCTCCCCTATTGCCAGAGGAAAGCGGGCTTGTCTATAGTTCTACGTAATCGATTACGTAGATGCTCCGCTTCTCCCGGGTCATCGCGCCGTAAAAGGAGTTCCTCATGTCCGCCGCAACGACTGTCAATGCCAATCCGCTCACCGATCTGGATCAGTGGGAAGACTTCCTCGAAGGCCGTTATAAAGAAGGCAAGTCCGAAACCGAGTTCCGTCAGTACGATGCCGAGGCGCAGCCTGGTGTCGCAGAGTTCTACCGTCTGAACCACCAGTTCCAGACCGTCGATTATGTTCTGGGCAAGGAGAAGGAGTACTTCGGACTGAAGCGCGGCAAAAAGACTGTGTGGGAAGCCGCCGAGTTCCTGAATACCCTCGTCGACGACAGCGATCCGGATACCGACCTGACGCAGATTGAGCACCTTCTGCAGACCTCGGAAGCAATGCGCCGCGACGGCCAGCCCCGCTGGATGGTACTGGTCGGCTTCATCCACGACCTGGGCAAGTGCCTGTGCCTGTATGGCGAACCGCAGTGGGGCGTGGTGGGCGACACCTTCCCCGTGGGCTGCGCCTGGAGCGACCAGATTGTTTTCCCCGAGTACTTTGCCGCCAACCCAGACCGTCACATCGAGAAGTACCAGACCAAGTACGGCATCTATGAGCCGAACTGCGGACTGGAAAATGTACACATGTCCTTCGGTCACGACGGCTATATCGCCGAGGTCATGAAGCCCTACCTTCCGGACGAAGCTCTGTACATGCTGCGCTTCCACTCCTTCTACGCGTGGCATCGCCAGGGCGCGTACACGCACCTGATGAACGAGAAGGACAAGGCAATGCTGGAGTGGGTAAAGAAGTTCAACCCCTATGACCTGTACTCCAAGGGCCATACCAAGCCGAACATGGCGGAGCTGAAGCCGTACTACGACGAGCTGTTCGCCGAGTTCCTGCCGGAAAAACTGGATTGGTAGTCCTGCTTATCTGAGACAAGAAGAAGCCCCGGCATCGTTGCCGGGGCTTCTTCGTTCTGAAGGCTCCTGATCCGTCCGCTCCTACTTCCAGCGCATCGTTTTCAATAACTCTTCCGATGGCTCCCACTCGCCGATGCTTGGGTACAACAGCATGGCCTTCCGCAGATCACGTTCGGAGCCACTGACCGCCGCTTCAATGGCAGCCCTTTCATAGGCCTTTACCGCCAGCACCAGTCCGCGGACAGCTTCCGGCAGAGGACCAACCGGGATGGGTGTGAGCTCGGTCTGGCTGATGTTCGTT
Protein-coding regions in this window:
- the gudD gene encoding glucarate dehydratase; this translates as MSSPKIQTMRVIPVAGQDSMLLNLSGAHAPYFTRNLLVLTDTDGKTGVGEVPGGEKIRSVLEQAAPLVVDRQLAHYQSVLQEVHAAFADLDKEGRGQQTFDLRTTVHAVTAIESAMLDLLGQFVGLPVAALLGEGQQREKVEALGYLFFIGDRNRSDAGYRSEADADDAWCRLRNEEALTPESVVRLAEAAHARYGFNDFKLKGGVLEGAAEMEAIIALAERFPKARITLDPNGAWSLEEAVRLCTGRQGVLAYAEDPCGAEKGFSGREIMAEFRAATGLPTATNMIATDWRQLKHAAQLKAVDIPLADPHFWTMQGSVRVAQFCRDWGLTWGSHSNNHFDVSLAMFTHVAAAAPGKVTAIDTHWIWQDGQRLTKEPFRIVEGEITVPKMPGLGVELDWEQVEAAHAAYKSLGLGGRDDALGMQCLMPGWSFDPKRPCLVPRVAR
- a CDS encoding MFS transporter, which encodes MAAKEQSHIRFLIVFMLFTASCFSYGDRVVLSIVGGDLSHKLGLTPLKLGYLFSGFSWAYVVAQLPAGGLLDRYGSKKVYGLSIVAWSILALIAGCIGFAPVAWGFALLFVVRLLSGLAQSPVFPGNGRIVAAWFPTAERGRASAIFNSSQYFALVLFGPVMGWLVHRYGWMACFWLGGVVSLMLSVVWFRVIYGVKSHPHISDAEISHIEQGGGLANMDQNLARGAHPNQLTWSAVRMLLSNRMLVGIYIGQYCITTLTWFFLTWFPVYLNQARHISIAKTGLLVAVPALCGSIGGVFGGIVSDKLLKSGKSLSVARKVPIVAGMALSMTMIGCNYVSTQTLVILLMSLAFFGKGFGALGWTVISDVSPRNMIGINGGLFNLIGNLAGITTPIIIGFIVQRTGSFNLALVFVGFTALAAIVAYLPLVGRIHRVEFATKEQVA
- the kdgD gene encoding 5-dehydro-4-deoxyglucarate dehydratase; amino-acid sequence: MAQMLPADLAKKTGSGLLSFPVTHFTPENTFDESAYRAHISWLLQHNPAGLFAAGGTGEFFSLTLGEYTRVVRAAVEETAGRVPVLAGCGYGTAMAIEFAQAAEAAGADGLLLLPPYLVGAEQAGLAAHAEAVCKATKLGVILYNRDNFVINEDTLEALCERCPNLIGFKDGYGDIELMTRIFTRMGDRLTYVGGLPTAETFALPYLEMGVTTYSSAIFNFLPNFANEFYAAVRARDHETIYKGLREFVLPYSSIRNRRKGYAVSIVKAGMKLVGRSAGSVRTPLKDLTQQEMDELKTLIGSRS
- a CDS encoding LysR family transcriptional regulator codes for the protein MFELKQLHSFLVLADELHFGRAAERLHMTQSPLSRQIQLLEHTLGFPLFKRNNRSVQLTPAGQAFRAEARQILSLAENAVSVARRHSQGQAGLLRMGFTAGSSYRHLPRLLAYASKELKDLDIVLEEMVTVQQVEALNANQIDMGLGRQQPSQQELDGLCMAREQLLLALPERHPLTGKTSITLDDLRAEPVITFSPKDGFYFYALIDSIFRSHNLQPRYVQHVSQIHSMLALVSAGLGVALVPETAEALHFEGVTLRRLKMPPVHADLYLIWKKSNTNPAVQSFVQMVRKRARLPQSRQ
- a CDS encoding LacI family DNA-binding transcriptional regulator, whose amino-acid sequence is MAVRLKDIARDLGVSTVTVSKVLRNRKDVGEKTRQRVLKRMEELQYKPNLIARALISGRTANVGLVVPDLLHPYFGEVAKSLGAVLREHDRALILASSEDDPELEQREIRTLINRGVDLLLISSCQRRLEGIFKVGEKQTPILLVDRTFPLLDANFVGSDDFKIGEIATLHLLETGRKCIAHIGASHLSTGHERMRGYSETLRRNNATVPQEYVLMHERFEETGIEAGRKAIQKLLKLNPRPDAIFCYNDLTAVGAIEAVLEAGLRVPEDIAIVGCGNFRYAQYLRVPLTSVDQSTEQIGRTAGEEVIRLLDDPESASRSTLIEPHLRVRESSWKPA
- a CDS encoding inositol oxygenase: MSAATTVNANPLTDLDQWEDFLEGRYKEGKSETEFRQYDAEAQPGVAEFYRLNHQFQTVDYVLGKEKEYFGLKRGKKTVWEAAEFLNTLVDDSDPDTDLTQIEHLLQTSEAMRRDGQPRWMVLVGFIHDLGKCLCLYGEPQWGVVGDTFPVGCAWSDQIVFPEYFAANPDRHIEKYQTKYGIYEPNCGLENVHMSFGHDGYIAEVMKPYLPDEALYMLRFHSFYAWHRQGAYTHLMNEKDKAMLEWVKKFNPYDLYSKGHTKPNMAELKPYYDELFAEFLPEKLDW